One Punica granatum isolate Tunisia-2019 chromosome 3, ASM765513v2, whole genome shotgun sequence genomic window carries:
- the LOC116201251 gene encoding receptor-like protein kinase At3g21340 translates to MLFELLLICLGFGILARAQNNPGFISIDCGALNGHLDENLTIYYTTDVGFVESGQNMQISPKYFNQISSMQRLLNLRSFPNGTRNCYTLQPKQGKNNRYLIRASFLYGDYDNKFQGPTFDLYIDANYWVTINPSSYMYEEVIYYPSRDYIQVCLVNLGLGTPYISVLELRVLDNSTYVASGALGKWYRDNIGSPMAYRYPQDTYDRIWDGSTDDGDLLPITNTTTIDNMSSTSAYKVPVEVLMTAERTSNASYSYRYSWRTNSSNDVWYIYIHFMELQMVQQGQVRQFQVAINGKALTTVTPEYLKPVTVASLPTSGNNRMNVTITAMSQSTLPPFLNAIEVFHAIDLPNSPTHLDDVTGINSIKTIYGVAIDDWQGDPCVPVFFIWSFLNCSKDDTPRIISLNLSSSNLKGSIATSFSSLTALVSLDLSFNELSGQIPEFFADMPNLRILNLSGNNLNGSIPAVLEKKMADKTLQLSLDGNPNLCRQDSNCNQDRSKKKNTVVPAVAATVGSLALVFFLICAIVVIRKRRKKIEEINTGSMEVTASKEPRSKEVSEPSTGTGFNEGRLVIGKNRPFTSAEVLSITATFRTVIGEGGFGNVFLGTLDDGWKVAVKVLSQSSKQGYKEFQAEAQLLMIVHHKNLVSLIGYCEDFDNMALIYEFMPNGNLRQHLAGNTSNVISWSQRLQIAIDAAQGLEYLHNGCRPSIIHRDLKTSNILLNENMQAKIADFGLSRVFMMEDGCQISTQPAGTPGYLDPVFNTGGNLNKKSDVYSFGIILFELITGQPAILRSPTGTIHIVKWVTPLIKGGNIQKIVDPMIHGQFNSNSIWKAIEIAMQCVQPIPVQRPDINHVLLDLKECLATQVGRGKRQGMGDHSMKSTFGMTASLEALELAPDAR, encoded by the exons ATGTTATTCGAGTTATTACTTATTTGCTTAGGCTTTGGCATTTTAGCCCGAGCGCAGAATAATCCAG GTTTCATAAGCATCGATTGTGGGGCACTCAATGGTCATCTCGATGAAAATCTCACTATATACTACACAACCGATGTGGGGTTCGTGGAGTCCGGGCAGAACATGCAAATATCTCCAAAGTACTTCAACCAGATATCCTCGATGCAACGGTTGCTTAATCTAAGAAGTTTTCCCAATGGAACTCGGAACTGCTACACACTCCAGCCCAAGCAAGGCAAGAACAACAGGTACTTGATCAGGGCATCCTTCCTGTACGGGGACTATGACAACAAGTTTCAAGGCCCGACCTTCGACCTGTACATTGATGCAAATTATTGGGTCACCATAAATCCATCGAGCTACATGTACGAAGAGGTTATTTATTACCCTTCAAGGGATTATATACAAGTATGCCTAGTAAATCTCGGACTTGGAACTCCTTACATTTCGGTGCTTGAGTTACGGGTCCTGGATAATTCCACCTACGTTGCATCCGGCGCCCTAGGAAAATGGTACCGGGATAACATCGGATCCCCCATGGCTTACAG GTACCCGCAAGACACTTACGACCGCATCTGGGATGGTTCAACTGATGATGGTGACCTGTTGCCGATTACCAACACAACAACTATCGATAACATGAGCAGCACCAGTGCTTATAAAGTTCCCGTCGAAGTTTTAATGACTGCAGAGCGAACGTCAAACGCCTCATATTCCTACAGATACTCTTGGAGGACCAACTCGTCGAATGATGTATGGTACATATACATTCACTTCATGGAGCTCCAGATGGTGCAACAAGGGCAGGTGAGGCAATTCCAGGTCGCCATAAATGGCAAGGCCCTAACAACTGTTACACCCGAGTACCTGAAACCGGTGACTGTAGCTTCATTGCCCACTAGCGGGAACAATCGCATGAATGTCACGATTACTGCGATGTCCCAGTCTACTCTCCCCCCGTTCCTCAATGCTATTGAAGTCTTTCATGCCATTGATCTCCCGAACTCTCCAACACACTTGGATGACG tTACCGGTATTAACAGCATCAAGACGATTTACGGAGTGGCTATAGACGACTGGCAGGGCGATCCATGTGTTCCAGTgttttttatttggagtttTTTGAACTGCAGCAAAGACGATACTCCGAGGATCATCTCCTT GAACTTGAGCTCTAGCAATTTGAAGGGGAGCATTGCTACCTCATTCTCCAGCCTTACGGCGTTAGTCTCCCT GGATCTATCGTTCAATGAACTGAGTGGACAAATACCTGAATTTTTTGCTGACATGCCGAATTTGAGGATCTT AAACTTAAGTGGAAACAACCTCAACGGTTCAATTCCTGCAGTTCTTGAAAAGAAGATGGCGGATAAGACATTGCAATTAAG TTTGGATGGCAATCCGAATCTTTGTCGACAAGACTCTAATTGCAATCAAGACCGCAGCAAGAAGAAAAATACCGTTGTCCCAGCTGTTGCTGCTACTGTGGGCTCATTAGCTCTGGTATTCTTTCTCATTTGTGCCATTGTCGTCATTCGCAAACGTAGGAAGAAGATAGAAg AAATTAATACTGGATCAATGGAAGTCACTGCATCTAAGGAACCTAGATCTAAGGAGGTATCCGAGCCTAGTACTGGTACCGGATTTAACGAGGGGCGACTAGTAATTGGAAAGAACCGACCATTTACGTCTGCCGAAGTTTTGAGTATCACAGCGACCTTCAGAACTGTTATCGGGGAAGGTGGATTCGGAAACGTGTTCCTTGGAACTCTCGATGATGGTTGGAAAGTCGCAGTGAAAGTGCTCTCTCAGTCATCAAAGCAGGGCTACAAGGAATTCCAAGCAGAG GCACAGCTTCTGATGATTGTTCATCACAAAAATCTTGTTTCTCTTATCGGTTATTGCGAAGATTTCGATAACATGGCCCTGATTTATGAATTTATGCCCAATGGAAACTTAAGGCAGCATCTGGCAG GTAACACATCTAATGTCATAAGTTGGAGTCAGAGACTGCAAATTGCAATTGACGCAGCACAGG GGCTGGAGTATTTGCATAATGGTTGCCGACCTTCGATCATTCACAGAGATCTCAAGACTTCAAATATCCTTCTAAATGAGAACATGCAAGCCAAAATAGCTGATTTTGGTCTCTCTCGGGTTTTCATGATGGAAGATGGCTGTCAAATTTCGACTCAACCTGCCGGCACACCCGGTTACCTTGACCCAGT GTTCAACACGGGTGGAAACTTGAACAAGAAAAGTGATGTGTACAGCTTCGGGATCATTCTGTTCGAGCTGATTACCGGACAGCCTGCTATTCTAAGAAGTCCGACAGGCACTATTCACATCGTTAAATGGGTGACTCCACTCATCAAAGGAGGCAATATTCAGAAGATTGTCGATCCCATGATACATGGCCAGTTCAATTCCAATTCCATCTGGAAGGCAATTGAAATCGCTATGCAGTGCGTGCAGCCGATTCCCGTTCAAAGGCCTGACATTAATCATGTATTGCTGGACTTGAAGGAATGCCTAGCCACGCAGGTTGGTCGTGGTAAGCGTCAAGGGATGGGGGATCACAGTATGAAGAGCACTTTCGGAATGACGGCCTCTTTGGAGGCACTGGAATTGGCTCCCGATGCTCGGTAG